gccggggcagctgcggccggaGCGGGGCAACCGCGTGGTGTTGGGACGCCTCTTCCTCCCGGTGTTTCTGTTTcgttgtccctcctcttcctttgtccctcctcttcctttgtccctcctcctcctgcttctcttcccCCGCTCCGACTCCGCTCCGAGTCCGGCCCGGGCGGCTCCGGCCCCCAAAAGCAGGCGGGGAGCGAGGGCGTGGTTATGCAAATCTGAGAGCGATCGCGCGCCGGGATTGGTGGGAGGGAGGAGCGCGGGCTTTGCTCGGTGACGTCATGGCTGGGACCGGGATCGGGAATGGGgaccaggaatggggacagggaccaggaaggaaaagggaccCTGTTGTGTTCTCAGGGCTCCCAGGATGACGGAAGAGATGAAAATTTTGactcaatttttttattttcagaaagctcATTATGTTATTATCGATATACTATATTAGAAGAAAATGCTATATTAGAactataataaaaaaatacagaaaaggaTTTCAAAttaaggcttgaaaggaatagaaaggaatgataaaagAATCTTGTCagtgaccagagagtctgagacagctgagctttgactggccattaattacaaacaaccacacgagaccaatcaaagatgaaattgctgcattccacagcaccaGATAATTAGTGTTTAAATTTCATTcttgaggtctctcagcttctcaggagaaaaagatcctaaggaaaagattttttaataaaatatatctaTGACAGGAGTGTGAATACTGGACTCGGAATACAGGAGAGGGGccgggattgggatcaggaatcAGAAAATGGGAACGGGACAGGGAAtagagaaatgggaattggggactGGAATAGGAAGAGGGGAACAGGACAGGGAATACGGGAATGGCATCCAGATAGAGAatatgggacagggacaagtaTTGAACCAGGAATGGGATCTGGACTCGGAtgagagcaggatcctggacaggggacagcaggaaccaGGACGGGAGGacgtggggacactgccagggcagggggtccttgatctgctgccccagatggagctgctgggcctggggtgcccaaagccctgaggagcccccaaatctgtcccaggCACCCTCAACTCCCTGGACCCAGCATCCCCCTCATGCCCATCCTTGCTTTATTTTAATGTCTATATTTTCAACCTCAGATTTGGGTGTTTGgaaaggacaaagagaaataaaaagaaaatctaggCCGTGACGAGCCAGGAGGATGTTGAGCCATCAGCCAGGTGTTCTCCAAACAGGGATCACCTGGGCTCTGCCCCCCTGGGCCCACTGGAATCATCCAGAGCAGATTCTCCATGGGTGGAGAAGACATCCAAGGATATCTAGTGTTGCTTAATACCACCAAAATTTGgacaaaatgagatttttcaagGGTCAGAAGTTGACAAATCCCGGAGGATGCGGAGCCTTTAGCCAGGTGTGCTCCAAACAGGGATCAAGGGGGTTCTGCTCACCTGGGCTCACAGGGGATCCTCCCACGGGGGATGGATTGATATTGGAGAAGACATCCAAGGCTATCTAGTGTTGCTGAATATCACCAAAAGATGGtaataaaaaaaaggacaaaattttTCTAGGGTCAGAAGTTGACAAATGTGCTCTCCACAACGGATTTCTGATCTTGGACTGCGGATGAGTTCAGGTGACCACGGGGAgccaggaggatgtggagcccccagccaggtgtctTCTCAACAGGGATCAAGggggctctgcccagctgggcTCACTGGGGATGATCCAGCACTGATCCTCCCgtgtgagatggagctggagcagcgcacggagctcttcccacccagggctgccctcagtgctggctcttcTGGTGTCTGGTCATGCTGCTGCTTGtggtgaagcccttcccacactggggacactggtagggtctctccccggtgtggctgcGCCGGTGGGcgatgagggtggagttgtgcttgaatcccaccccacattcgggacagcggaagggcctctcgtccgtgtggatgcgctggtgcatGCGGAGATCACACGAGGTGTTAAagcccttctggcactgatcacacttgtagggcctctccccggtgtggcttcTGAGATGGACAGTCCGGCTGGAGCTGtctctgaagcccttcccacactgggggcacttgtagggtctctccccggtgtggatcctcCTGTGTTTGACGAGGGTTGACTTCTctttgaatcccaccccacaatcgggacagcggaagggcctctcgtccgtgtggatgcgctggtggacAAGGAGATCAGACGAGGTGTAAAagcccttctggcactgatcacactcgtagggcctctccccggtgtggcttcTGAGGTGGacagtcaggctggagctctggatgaaactcttcccacactggggacactcctgGAGTCCCTcgccagtgtggatgcgccggtgggtgttGAGGTGGGACTTGCgtctgaagcccttcccgcactcACGGCAGCGGAacggcctctcctcggtgtgggTGATCTGGTGActgaggagattggagctgctccGAAAGCGTTTCCTGCACTgaccacactcgtagggcctctccccggtgtggatgcgccggtgctgGTTGAGTTCTGAGACGCTTTTGAAGcgcttcccgcagtcggggcactggaagggcctctcgtctgAGTGTGAGCGCTGGTGCACCACGAGTTCAGAGCTGCTCCTAAACCTCTTCTTGCACTGGTCACACTCGTAGGGTCGCTCCCccgtgtggctcctctggtggtAAGTCAGTTTGTACTTGGACATGAAACTCTTCccgcactccccacactcaaagggcctctccccggtgtggctcctcaggtgcacagtcaggctggagctcgctctgaagctcttcccacactggggacactcgtggggtctctccccagtgtggatgcgccggtgggtgatcaGAGTGGACTTttgcctgaagcccttcccgcagtctcgacagtggaacggcctctcctcggtgtggatGAGCTTGTGATGGAGGAGGTTGGTGCTGGTCAGGAACCTCTTATTGCACTGATCACACttatagggcctctccccggtgtggatcatccGGTGCCTGTTCAGGGTGGAGACGAggttgaagcccttcccgcagtcggggcactggaagggcctctcgtccgtgtgtgagcgctggtgcaccaggagctcagagctcctcacaaacctcttctggcactggtcacactcgtagggtcgttcccccgtgtgggttctctggtggGCTGAAAGGGTGGAACTATGTCTAaagctctgcccacactccccacacctatagggcttctccccagtgtggattcGCTGGTGGACGACGAGGCTGGACCTTTCCCTGA
This Zonotrichia albicollis isolate bZonAlb1 chromosome 32, bZonAlb1.hap1, whole genome shotgun sequence DNA region includes the following protein-coding sequences:
- the LOC141726046 gene encoding uncharacterized protein LOC141726046, producing the protein MESSEEPEAEAVWSGSTVRQGEANGEEKPRRSLSRRGCKGRARGSEGERASLGHGGAQRSELGPREQLQGGEEKPHKCSECGKSFKRRSCLIVHQRTHTGSEGEKPSLEQGQSSELGVQEQLQGGEEKPHKCSECGKSFRCRSKLTAHLRSHTGESPFECAECHQRFYTKSDLVIHQRIHTNERPFCCPDCGNGFRERSSLVVHQRIHTGEKPYRCGECGQSFRHSSTLSAHQRTHTGERPYECDQCQKRFVRSSELLVHQRSHTDERPFQCPDCGKGFNLVSTLNRHRMIHTGERPYKCDQCNKRFLTSTNLLHHKLIHTEERPFHCRDCGKGFRQKSTLITHRRIHTGERPHECPQCGKSFRASSSLTVHLRSHTGERPFECGECGKSFMSKYKLTYHQRSHTGERPYECDQCKKRFRSSSELVVHQRSHSDERPFQCPDCGKRFKSVSELNQHRRIHTGERPYECGQCRKRFRSSSNLLSHQITHTEERPFRCRECGKGFRRKSHLNTHRRIHTGEGLQECPQCGKSFIQSSSLTVHLRSHTGERPYECDQCQKGFYTSSDLLVHQRIHTDERPFRCPDCGVGFKEKSTLVKHRRIHTGERPYKCPQCGKGFRDSSSRTVHLRSHTGERPYKCDQCQKGFNTSCDLRMHQRIHTDERPFRCPECGVGFKHNSTLIAHRRSHTGERPYQCPQCGKGFTTSSSMTRHQKSQH